AGCAGGCGATCACTACCAAGCTGAAGCGCGATAATGGCCTCTCCTATCGCCCCGCAGAGGTGATCGTCTCGTGCGGTTCGAAGCATTCGTTATTCAACATCGCCGAGGTGCTGTTTGAGTCGGGGGACGAGGTGATTGTCCCGGCTCCCTACTGGGTCACCTACACGGAACAGATCCGCCTCGTCGATGCACGGCCGGTCATCGTGCAGACGCGGGAAGAGGATGGGTTCCACCTGACCCGTGAGGCGCTGGAGCCGGCTATTACGCCGAAGACCAAGGCGATCCTGCTGAACAGTCCCTGCAACCCGACCGGCGCCATGGTCCCGCTGGAACAGTTGCGGGCGATCGCCGCGCTTGCGGTAGAACGAGACCTGTTGGTGATTTCGGATGAGGCGTATGAATCGCTGACCTACGACGGGCATGCCCATACGAGTATCGCCTCGCTCGGCGAGGAGATAAAAAGTCGAACGATTCTTGTCAATAGCGTCTCGAAGGCGTATGCCATGACCGGTTGGCGGATCGGGTACGCGGCGGGACCGGCGGAGATCATCAAGGCGATGGGCACGATCCAAAGTCAGGTCACGTCGAACCCCACCTCGATCGCGCAGAAGGCCGCCGTTGCCGCCATCCTCGGCCCGCATGACGATCTGCGCGCGATGGTGATCGAATTCGATCGACGTCGGAAGTATCTCATCGATCGGCTGCATGCCATTCCCGGTATCACATGCACGAACCCTGAAGGCGCGTTTTATCTTTTTCCCAATGTCTCCAGCTTCTACGGAGCAGTGGCGAATGGCCGCCCTATTCGGAACTCCGCCGAGATGGCAACCTACCTCTTGCAGACAGCCCGTGTCGTATTGGTCCCAGGGAGCGAATTCGGAAGCGACGCGCATCTTCGCCTTTCGTACGCGACGCCGATCGAAAGTATCAGCAAGGGAGTAGAGCGGATCGAGCGAGCCCTTGACGTGCTTCGGCGATGAATTGCGTCTATTGCGTTGATTGCGTTCATGGCGTAGTGCGTGAGTACGAATCCCGTCGCAGAACGCTGCACGCTCGCACGCTGAACGCCGCACGAGGGTGAGACGGTGCCTAAACTGAAGTTGATCACCTTTGGCTGTCAGGCCAATGATCTTGATTCAGAGCGGATCACTGGGCTGCTGTCCAGTGAGGGATATACCCTCACTGAGCGTGAGGAAGAGGCTGATCTGATTCTTCTCAACACCTGCGCAATCCGCGAGAAGGCGGAGCATAAGGTCTACAGCCGCCTCGGGTCTTTTCAGGTATTGAAACGGGAGCGCGCTGAACTGAAGATCGGCATCTGCGGATGTGTCGCGCAGCAGGAAGGGCAGGCGCTTCTCAACCGTTTTCCATACCTGGACTTCGTCGTCGGTCCGGGACAGCTCACAGCCATTCCATCGTTGCTTCAGGCCGGGACGGCGAGAGGCGTTGCGACTGCAAGAACACCAGGTTACTCCTACCCCGTAAACGCGCCGGTTCAGCGTCAAAGCAATATCAGGGCCTGGGTCAGCATCATGGAGGGGTGCGATCACTTCTGCACCTTTTGCGTGGTCCCGTTCACTCGTGGTCGTGAGCGCAGTCGGCCTCCGCAGGAGATCGTGGAGGAGATCCGCGGGCTCAAGCGCCAGGGGTATCGCGAGGTCACGCTCCTGGGTCAGACCGTCAACTCCTACGGGAGGAAACTCACGCCGCCGGTCAGCTTTGTAGAACTGCTCCGTCAGATCGATCAACTCGTCGACGGTCAGATGCGGGTTCGATTTACGAGCCCGCATCCTCTCGATGTGACCGACGAGTTGGCGGCGGCAATCGCCGAACTGCCGAGTCTGTGCGAACAGATCCATCTGCCGGTTCAATCGGGCTCTGATCGGATCCTGCATCGAATGAAGCGCGGCCATACTCGGGATGAGTACCTGGAAAAGATCGCACTGCTGCGAGCCAGGACACCAGAGATCGCTATCACTACGGACATTATTGTCGGGTTTCCCGGTGAAACGGAGGAGGATTTTCAGGCGACTCTGAATCTGATGCAGGAGGTTGTGTTCGATGGCGCCTTCATGTTCAAGTATTCGCCGAGACCCCACACAGAGGCGGAACGGATGCCTGATCAGCTCCCGGAGCAGGTCAAAGCGCGTCGGCTGGAGCAAGCGCTTGCGCTCCTGAATCGACTGTCGCTCGAGCGCAACCGTGCATACCTTGGCCGGACAGTGGAGGTACTCGTGAATCGCGAGGATGCCAAGGGTGACTCCGTTCGCCATTCCGGCCGGACCAGGCAGAATAAAATTGTCCACTTTTCTGGTGAAGGAGTAGAAGACGGCAGTGTTGTCTCGGTGGCAATTACAGGTGCTACCCCCCTGTACTTGCAAGGCGAGATGGTCTGCCTGTAGCACACTTGTGAGCTTGTCCTGTAAATCTCTTCTTGTGCTTCGACAGGCTCAGCATGAACGGAAAAAGTCAATATTTTCCATGCCCATGCCGTTCGCCCTGAGCGCGTCGAAGGGTGAACGGGGGTATGCAGGACAGGCTCTTATAGCTGTTGAACCCTGCGAAAAAGGATCAGGAAAGAGTGCTTAAACATCGAGTTCTCTTCGAGGAGCAGACCATTGCGGCGCGGGTGCAGGAGCTGGCGTACACCATCGCTTCGGACCTGCCTGAGCCGACGCCGGTGCTGATCGGCCTGCTCACCGGCGCGTTCATCTTCCTCGCTGACCTGATGCGGGCGTTGGGGCGCCTGGGGATAGAGCCACGGGTTGACCTGATGGCCGTCTCACACTACGGGCCGTTGGTGGCGTCCAGCGGGCTGGTACAGATCCATAAGGACAGTGCGTTGGATCTCAGGGGCCGGGCTGTGCTTCTCGTCGATGACATCCTGGATTCCGGGCGGACCCTCAGCATGGTCCGAGCGCACTTGGTCGCCAGGGGACCACGCTGGCTCCGCACATGTGTCCTCTTGGACAAGCCGAGTCGACGGGAGGTCACGATCAGCGCCGACTACATCGGCTTTGAGGTTCCCAATACCTGGATTATTGGCTATGGCATGGACGCGTCCGGGGAGGGGCGAGCGCTTCCGTACGTGGCCTCGGTCGAGCGGAAAGGGGAGCAAGGGTAGGCGTGAGCCGTAACGGGACCGAGTTGAAGCAGGGTATCCGTCGTCACCGGCTGGTGAAAGAGGATCTGATCTACGGTCCGCTGCTGTCTCGTCGGCTGGGTCGCTCGCTCGGCGTCAATCTGCTGGGAACCGGCACGAAGCTCTGCTCCTTCAACTGCGGTTACTGCCAGTGCGGTTGGACGGAGCATCCGGTCCTGAAGGCAGCCGAACCGATCGCAGACTTTCCTCCAGGAGAAAAGGTTGCCGATGCTTTAGAGACAAGGCTTCAGCAACTGTGCCACGAGGGGATCCCCATCGACGTCATTACCTTCTCAGGCAATGGCGAGCCGACGCTCCATCCGGAACTTCAGGCGATCGTTAAGGCCGCGTCGGCGCTCCGAGATCGCTATGCCCCACGCGCCAAGCTTGCCATCCTGTCCAACAGCTCAACCGTGTATCAGCCACAGGTGCGGGCTGCCCTTGAAGGGGTAGATCTCAAGTTGATGAAGTTAGATGCAGGGAACGAGGCGCTCATGCGGCGGATCAATCTGCCCGCTAAAGGGTGGAATTTCGCCGAGATGCTCCAGGGGTTAGCGCAGTTGGACGGCGTGCTGCTGCAAACGATGTTCGTGTGGGGCAGGGTGGCGAACACGGCCCCCGTGGCGATCCGCGACTGGACCGACCGGGTCGCCGAGATTCGCCCGAATGGGGTCCAGATCTACACCCTCGACCGTGTACCCGCCGACCCCGGTTTGATGCCGGTCTCTCGAGGGGTGCTCGCAGCGATTGCCGCGTATGCGCGACGGCGTATCTATGTCCCAATCGAGGTCTACTGAGGCCGTCGCTGGCCGCCAGGCTCGACGATGGCGACCGGCGCTCCCTGTGCTCGCCCTGCTCGGCTTGGTCGACTCGGGCTACCTGTTCTGGAGGCATAGCACGGCTACTTCGGCCTTCTGCCCCACGGGTGGATGCGACGTCGTCAATCAAGGAGAATATTCTGAGATTTTGGGCATCCCCATGGCCGCCTTCGGTATCGCGGCGTACCTGCTGCTGCTTGGCCTTTCAGTCATGGCCGTGAGGCTCGACAGTCGACGTATACTGGGGGTGACGCTCGGCATTGCCGGAATCGGCGTAGCGGTGTCGGCGTGGCTGATCTATCTGCAGGTCGCCGTCATCGAGTCGATCTGTACGTGGTGCGTGCTCTCGGCCCTCACGATGACGTCGATCTTTGCCCTGAGCCTGAGTGCGCTTCTTACAATACGGCCTCCGCAGCGGTCGGAGCCGGCTGATCACGAACGACCGGGGCAAAGCCCTACGGAGGTGTCGCGACATCCCGTCAGGTTTCCGCTGATGGCATTCGGGATGCTCGCCCTGCTCGCTGCACTGTTGGGAGGATTCGCCCGCCTGGGGTGGAACTGGCCGACCATCCCTTCGACCTTGCCCGCCGTTCACGGCCCTCTGATGATTTCCGGGTTCTTGGGTACGCTCATCGCGTTGGAGCGGACTGTGGCTATGGGGAAGTGGTGGACCTCTGTCGGGCCTCTGTGTACTGGAGTAGGTGCTCTAATCCTGATTTCAGGTGTACCCGGTATGGCCGGCCCGGCACTGATGACCCTTGGCAGCCTCGTATTGGTCGTCGTGTTCGCCTACCTCATTCAAGGCCAACCCGCCCTGTTTACGATTATCATGGGCCTTGGGGCGCTCGCGTGGCTGACAGGTAACACACTGTGGCTTAGCGGGTGGCCGATTTTCGGTGTTGTGAGCTGGTGGGCCGCCTTCCTGGTCCTGACTATTGCCGGGGAGCGACTGGAGTTGAGTCGCTTTCTCCCGCTTGCTCG
This sequence is a window from Candidatus Methylomirabilis sp.. Protein-coding genes within it:
- a CDS encoding pyridoxal phosphate-dependent aminotransferase; this translates as MTINLSSRARNASPSATLAIAAIAKQMKAEGIDVVDFGLGEPDFETPAHVKEAAIAAIRDGFTRYTAAAGIDELKQAITTKLKRDNGLSYRPAEVIVSCGSKHSLFNIAEVLFESGDEVIVPAPYWVTYTEQIRLVDARPVIVQTREEDGFHLTREALEPAITPKTKAILLNSPCNPTGAMVPLEQLRAIAALAVERDLLVISDEAYESLTYDGHAHTSIASLGEEIKSRTILVNSVSKAYAMTGWRIGYAAGPAEIIKAMGTIQSQVTSNPTSIAQKAAVAAILGPHDDLRAMVIEFDRRRKYLIDRLHAIPGITCTNPEGAFYLFPNVSSFYGAVANGRPIRNSAEMATYLLQTARVVLVPGSEFGSDAHLRLSYATPIESISKGVERIERALDVLRR
- the miaB gene encoding tRNA (N6-isopentenyl adenosine(37)-C2)-methylthiotransferase MiaB, with amino-acid sequence MPKLKLITFGCQANDLDSERITGLLSSEGYTLTEREEEADLILLNTCAIREKAEHKVYSRLGSFQVLKRERAELKIGICGCVAQQEGQALLNRFPYLDFVVGPGQLTAIPSLLQAGTARGVATARTPGYSYPVNAPVQRQSNIRAWVSIMEGCDHFCTFCVVPFTRGRERSRPPQEIVEEIRGLKRQGYREVTLLGQTVNSYGRKLTPPVSFVELLRQIDQLVDGQMRVRFTSPHPLDVTDELAAAIAELPSLCEQIHLPVQSGSDRILHRMKRGHTRDEYLEKIALLRARTPEIAITTDIIVGFPGETEEDFQATLNLMQEVVFDGAFMFKYSPRPHTEAERMPDQLPEQVKARRLEQALALLNRLSLERNRAYLGRTVEVLVNREDAKGDSVRHSGRTRQNKIVHFSGEGVEDGSVVSVAITGATPLYLQGEMVCL
- the hpt gene encoding hypoxanthine phosphoribosyltransferase codes for the protein MLKHRVLFEEQTIAARVQELAYTIASDLPEPTPVLIGLLTGAFIFLADLMRALGRLGIEPRVDLMAVSHYGPLVASSGLVQIHKDSALDLRGRAVLLVDDILDSGRTLSMVRAHLVARGPRWLRTCVLLDKPSRREVTISADYIGFEVPNTWIIGYGMDASGEGRALPYVASVERKGEQG
- a CDS encoding radical SAM protein, giving the protein MSRNGTELKQGIRRHRLVKEDLIYGPLLSRRLGRSLGVNLLGTGTKLCSFNCGYCQCGWTEHPVLKAAEPIADFPPGEKVADALETRLQQLCHEGIPIDVITFSGNGEPTLHPELQAIVKAASALRDRYAPRAKLAILSNSSTVYQPQVRAALEGVDLKLMKLDAGNEALMRRINLPAKGWNFAEMLQGLAQLDGVLLQTMFVWGRVANTAPVAIRDWTDRVAEIRPNGVQIYTLDRVPADPGLMPVSRGVLAAIAAYARRRIYVPIEVY
- a CDS encoding vitamin K epoxide reductase family protein, with the protein product MSQSRSTEAVAGRQARRWRPALPVLALLGLVDSGYLFWRHSTATSAFCPTGGCDVVNQGEYSEILGIPMAAFGIAAYLLLLGLSVMAVRLDSRRILGVTLGIAGIGVAVSAWLIYLQVAVIESICTWCVLSALTMTSIFALSLSALLTIRPPQRSEPADHERPGQSPTEVSRHPVRFPLMAFGMLALLAALLGGFARLGWNWPTIPSTLPAVHGPLMISGFLGTLIALERTVAMGKWWTSVGPLCTGVGALILISGVPGMAGPALMTLGSLVLVVVFAYLIQGQPALFTIIMGLGALAWLTGNTLWLSGWPIFGVVSWWAAFLVLTIAGERLELSRFLPLARRHRLSFLAATGLFVTGLLLAGIAFDIGTRLSGLGLVALAIWLLRHDMARQSVKKTGLHRFVALSLLSGYVWLAVAGLLALGFGGAAAGLHHDATLHAIHEHGVLDGYDATLHAIFVGFVFSMIIGHAPIIFPSVLGIALPFRPAFYSHLALLHLSLVLRIVGDLAAWSPGRLVGGLFNIVAVLLFLGNMARSGVLGKRSASLQVDRLKAEGF